One Kineosporia corallincola DNA window includes the following coding sequences:
- a CDS encoding sensor histidine kinase has translation MSSLTRTAATWWFAVRTANRGRLVYECVLALFCTLLTLLGSIAFGPEWPLPVQIAVTITATLATLVLIPLRLVRPVTAMALGSVVTVPGGGASVMLALLSFGTGYRAKNPVAITLGYLVAALCCFPGVMLQEDGRGVFGALLAVTLFACFCALPGAIGAMIAQRRLLVMTMHQRNLELHAERLLVAGQAQARERNRIAAELHDSLGHRLTLMSMYAGGLSGPSSSTVLEPAAREQAMGLLRDTSVQAMSELRQILKVLHQDDDGAPAGRSMDEVEPTVAAARRTGTSIGLERVGEPRPLGLMAGHAGFRVVQEGITNALKHAHGAAVRVEVRYEDDALLLEVRNGPAQNGSGPLSGQGSGQGLHGLAERVRLAGGVLSHGATDDGGFRLGAVLPYRAEVPGPGSTDGPGDFPQDIRRNSRRQKIGLVAVCASLLVALSSCVGAFAVTEYVEPLQANVFQSVQVGDERDRLRHLLPAEPLGVTTDPDGTRCETYEGDVADQDWDDFSTLTYRICYRDDVVVGKKKIQTEDTE, from the coding sequence ATGAGCTCCCTGACCCGAACGGCTGCCACCTGGTGGTTCGCCGTGCGCACGGCGAACCGCGGCCGACTCGTGTACGAGTGCGTGCTCGCCCTGTTCTGCACGCTGCTCACCCTGCTCGGGAGCATCGCCTTCGGCCCCGAGTGGCCGCTGCCGGTGCAGATCGCCGTCACGATCACGGCCACCCTGGCCACGCTGGTGCTGATCCCGCTACGCCTGGTGCGGCCGGTGACCGCGATGGCCCTCGGGTCGGTCGTCACCGTTCCCGGCGGCGGGGCCTCGGTGATGCTGGCGCTGCTCAGCTTCGGCACCGGCTACCGGGCGAAGAACCCGGTGGCCATCACCCTGGGCTATCTGGTCGCCGCGCTCTGCTGCTTCCCCGGGGTGATGCTCCAGGAAGACGGCCGGGGCGTGTTCGGGGCGCTGCTGGCCGTGACCCTGTTCGCCTGCTTCTGCGCGCTGCCCGGCGCGATCGGCGCGATGATCGCCCAGCGCCGGCTGCTGGTGATGACCATGCACCAGCGCAACCTGGAGCTGCACGCGGAGCGCCTGCTGGTGGCCGGGCAGGCCCAGGCCCGCGAGCGCAACCGGATCGCGGCCGAGCTGCACGACTCACTGGGGCACCGGCTCACGCTGATGTCGATGTACGCGGGTGGGCTGTCCGGGCCCTCGTCGTCCACCGTTCTGGAACCGGCGGCCCGTGAGCAGGCGATGGGACTGCTGCGCGACACCTCGGTGCAGGCGATGTCCGAGCTGCGGCAGATTCTGAAGGTGCTGCACCAGGACGACGACGGCGCGCCGGCCGGGCGGTCGATGGACGAGGTGGAGCCGACGGTGGCGGCGGCGCGGCGCACCGGCACCTCGATCGGGCTGGAGCGGGTGGGCGAACCGCGGCCGCTCGGGCTGATGGCCGGGCACGCCGGATTCCGGGTGGTGCAGGAGGGCATCACGAACGCCCTCAAGCACGCCCACGGCGCGGCGGTGCGGGTCGAGGTGCGCTACGAGGACGACGCCCTGCTGCTGGAGGTGCGTAACGGCCCGGCGCAGAACGGTTCCGGTCCGCTGAGTGGCCAGGGAAGCGGGCAGGGGCTGCACGGCCTGGCCGAGCGGGTGCGGCTCGCGGGTGGGGTGCTGTCGCACGGTGCCACGGACGACGGCGGGTTCCGGCTCGGCGCGGTGCTGCCCTACCGAGCCGAGGTGCCCGGTCCCGGAAGTACCGACGGGCCGGGAGATTTCCCGCAGGACATCCGGCGCAACAGCCGTCGCCAGAAGATCGGCCTGGTGGCGGTGTGCGCGTCGCTGCTGGTGGCACTGTCGTCGTGCGTCGGGGCGTTCGCCGTGACGGAGTACGTGGAACCGTTGCAGGCCAACGTTTTCCAGTCGGTCCAGGTGGGCGACGAACGCGACCGGCTGCGTCACCTGCTGCCCGCCGAGCCGCTGGGGGTGACCACCGATCCGGACGGAACCCGTTGCGAGACCTACGAGGGCGACGTGGCCGACCAGGACTGGGACGACTTCTCCACCCTCACCTATCGCATCTGTTACCGCGACGACGTGGTCGTCGGCAAGAAGAAGATCCAGACGGAGGACACCGAATGA
- a CDS encoding beta-galactosidase, whose amino-acid sequence MSDQSWLPGVQALSFGGDYNPEQWPEEVWTEDLELMRRAGVNLVSIGIFSWALLEPRPGEFDFGWLDRVIEGLHGAGIRVDLGTPTVVPPAWFWQQNPHVRVVNRDGSVQATGSRGICCPSSPEYADAAGRITTELAKRYGNHPAVSLWHVHNEYGAPVSECYCEVSAAAFREWLKQRYGTLDALNTAWGTAFWGQTYGEWSQVGVPALSATTSNPAHRLDFARFSNDELLGCFTRERDILHELSPGIPVTTNFMATNCPSMDLWKWSREVDVVANDHYLTAADPRSQVGLALDADLTRSLAGGRPWILMEHSSSAVNWQPRNLAKRPGEMARNSLSHLARGADAILFFQWRASRRGAEKFHSAMLPHAGAKSRVFEEVVRLGSTLGDLDVVRGSTVRARAAILWDWESLWAQDLDWRPSVDLAPRAQVREYYERLWRDKVTVDFARPAGDLSQYAAVFAPASYLLTAEAVANLTAYVEAGGHLVVGPFSGVVDQDDAVHPGGWNGALRELLQVSVEEVLPLPAEGTVTLTGDVRGRVWAEDLLPLGAETVLAYLDGPAAGRAAVTRRTLGAGTATYVSTVLDHTVLAAVTDPVLDLAGITVERDLPWDLELVSRHGTDGAEYVFAVNHAVTPVDLTIDGTDLLTGETCAGSAKIPAGGVRIFRR is encoded by the coding sequence ATGAGCGACCAGAGCTGGTTGCCCGGAGTGCAGGCACTCAGCTTCGGTGGTGACTACAACCCCGAGCAGTGGCCGGAAGAGGTCTGGACCGAGGACCTGGAACTGATGCGCCGGGCCGGGGTCAACCTGGTCAGCATCGGCATCTTCTCCTGGGCGCTGCTGGAGCCGCGGCCGGGCGAGTTCGACTTCGGCTGGCTCGACCGGGTGATCGAGGGCCTGCACGGCGCCGGCATCCGGGTCGACCTGGGCACACCCACCGTGGTGCCGCCGGCCTGGTTCTGGCAGCAGAACCCGCACGTGCGCGTGGTCAACCGGGACGGCTCGGTGCAGGCCACCGGATCGCGCGGCATCTGCTGCCCGTCGTCCCCCGAATATGCCGATGCCGCGGGCAGAATCACCACCGAGTTGGCGAAACGCTACGGGAATCACCCGGCCGTCTCTCTCTGGCACGTGCACAACGAGTACGGCGCACCGGTTTCCGAGTGCTACTGCGAGGTGAGCGCCGCGGCGTTCCGGGAGTGGCTGAAGCAGCGGTACGGCACCCTGGACGCGCTGAACACCGCCTGGGGAACGGCCTTCTGGGGCCAGACCTACGGCGAGTGGAGCCAGGTCGGCGTGCCCGCACTGTCGGCCACCACCTCGAACCCGGCCCACCGCCTCGACTTCGCCCGCTTCTCCAACGACGAGCTGCTGGGCTGCTTCACCCGCGAGCGCGACATCCTGCACGAGCTGTCCCCCGGCATCCCGGTGACCACCAACTTCATGGCCACCAACTGCCCGTCGATGGATCTGTGGAAGTGGTCGCGGGAGGTCGACGTGGTGGCGAACGACCACTACCTGACCGCGGCCGACCCGCGCAGTCAGGTCGGTCTCGCGCTCGACGCCGACCTGACCCGCTCCCTGGCGGGCGGGCGTCCGTGGATCCTGATGGAACACTCGTCGTCGGCGGTGAACTGGCAGCCCCGCAACCTGGCCAAGCGGCCGGGCGAGATGGCCCGTAACTCGCTGAGCCATCTGGCGCGCGGTGCGGACGCCATCCTGTTCTTCCAGTGGCGGGCGTCCCGGCGCGGCGCCGAGAAGTTCCACTCCGCCATGCTTCCGCACGCCGGGGCGAAGAGCCGGGTGTTCGAGGAGGTCGTGCGGCTCGGTTCCACCCTGGGCGACCTGGATGTGGTGCGCGGCTCCACGGTGCGGGCCCGGGCGGCGATCCTCTGGGACTGGGAGAGCCTGTGGGCGCAGGACCTGGACTGGCGGCCCAGCGTCGACCTGGCCCCGCGGGCCCAGGTGCGGGAGTACTACGAGCGGCTGTGGCGTGACAAGGTCACGGTCGACTTCGCCCGTCCGGCAGGCGATCTCAGCCAGTACGCGGCGGTGTTCGCGCCGGCGTCCTACCTGCTCACCGCGGAGGCGGTGGCCAACCTGACGGCCTACGTGGAGGCGGGCGGGCACCTGGTGGTGGGTCCGTTCTCCGGTGTGGTGGACCAGGACGACGCCGTGCACCCGGGCGGCTGGAACGGTGCGCTGCGCGAGCTGCTCCAGGTGAGCGTGGAGGAGGTGCTGCCGCTGCCGGCCGAGGGCACGGTGACCCTGACCGGCGACGTGCGCGGGCGGGTCTGGGCCGAGGACCTGCTGCCCCTTGGGGCGGAGACGGTGCTGGCCTACCTGGACGGGCCGGCCGCCGGCCGGGCCGCGGTGACCCGCCGCACCCTGGGCGCGGGTACCGCCACCTACGTGTCCACGGTGCTCGACCACACCGTTCTGGCGGCGGTGACCGACCCGGTGCTCGACCTGGCCGGGATCACCGTGGAGCGGGACCTCCCGTGGGACCTGGAGCTGGTCTCGCGGCACGGGACCGACGGCGCCGAGTACGTTTTCGCCGTCAACCACGCCGTCACCCCGGTCGACCTGACCATCGACGGCACCGACCTGCTGACCGGCGAGACCTGCGCCGGCAGCGCCAAGATCCCGGCCGGGGGCGTCCGGATCTTCCGCCGCTGA
- a CDS encoding ABC transporter substrate-binding protein: protein MRRSLRGSLVTLAVSALLLSACGGSSDSDSASGDEAVKPGEKVELNFWSWAPEMDKTVEAWNDTHPDIHVTVNKQDGGDTAVTKLLTAIKAGSGAPDLMQAEYQALPTLVGSGALADIKDDIGDDVQGHFAEGVWSAVTLGTDAVYAVPQDSAPLMFFYRADVFEKYDIDVPTTWDEYAAAAKKIHDEDSKQFLGTFSSNDAGLFAGLTQQAGASWWGIDGDAWSVAIDSDASKKVASFWGGLVEDGVIDNTPMYTPAWNSALNKGTQVGWVSAVWAPGVLAGNAGDTAGKWKVAPLPQWNAGENVTGAWGGSSTAVTSQSKHKAAAAQFAAWLNTSAEGVKALATVSNVYPADQQNSAAALTESPEFFENQDDFYDVAASVAGTVNSFTYGPNTNVAYSAFNDAFGKAAQSKKASSFTEALATMQSQTVEDLKSNGFTVK, encoded by the coding sequence ATGCGGCGATCGCTGCGCGGCAGTCTCGTCACCCTCGCTGTCTCCGCCCTGCTGCTGTCCGCCTGTGGCGGATCGTCCGACTCGGACAGTGCGTCCGGTGACGAGGCGGTCAAGCCCGGTGAGAAGGTCGAGCTCAACTTCTGGTCCTGGGCTCCGGAGATGGACAAGACCGTCGAGGCCTGGAACGACACCCACCCCGACATCCACGTCACGGTCAACAAGCAGGACGGCGGCGACACCGCCGTCACCAAGCTGCTCACCGCGATCAAGGCCGGCAGTGGTGCCCCCGACCTGATGCAGGCCGAGTACCAGGCTCTGCCCACGCTGGTCGGCTCCGGCGCGCTGGCCGACATCAAGGACGACATCGGTGACGACGTGCAGGGGCACTTCGCCGAAGGTGTCTGGAGCGCGGTCACTCTCGGCACCGACGCGGTGTACGCGGTGCCGCAGGACTCGGCCCCGCTGATGTTCTTCTACCGCGCCGACGTGTTCGAGAAGTACGACATCGACGTGCCCACCACCTGGGACGAGTACGCCGCTGCCGCCAAGAAGATCCACGACGAGGACTCCAAGCAGTTCCTGGGCACCTTCTCCTCCAACGACGCCGGGCTGTTCGCCGGCCTCACCCAGCAGGCCGGGGCCAGCTGGTGGGGCATCGACGGTGACGCCTGGAGCGTGGCCATCGACTCGGACGCCTCGAAGAAGGTCGCCTCGTTCTGGGGCGGGCTGGTCGAGGACGGCGTCATCGACAACACCCCGATGTACACCCCGGCCTGGAACTCCGCGCTGAACAAGGGAACCCAGGTGGGCTGGGTCAGCGCCGTGTGGGCGCCGGGAGTGCTGGCGGGCAACGCCGGCGACACCGCGGGCAAGTGGAAGGTCGCTCCGCTGCCGCAGTGGAACGCCGGTGAGAACGTGACCGGGGCCTGGGGCGGATCGTCCACCGCCGTCACCTCGCAGTCCAAGCACAAGGCCGCCGCCGCGCAGTTCGCCGCCTGGCTGAACACCAGCGCCGAGGGCGTCAAGGCCCTGGCCACCGTCTCCAACGTGTACCCGGCCGACCAGCAGAACTCCGCCGCCGCCCTGACCGAGTCGCCGGAGTTCTTCGAGAACCAGGACGACTTCTACGACGTCGCCGCGTCGGTGGCGGGCACGGTGAACAGCTTCACCTACGGCCCCAACACCAACGTCGCCTACAGCGCCTTCAACGACGCGTTCGGCAAGGCGGCGCAGTCGAAGAAGGCGTCCTCGTTCACCGAGGCCCTGGCCACGATGCAGAGCCAGACCGTCGAGGACCTGAAGAGCAACGGGTTCACCGTCAAGTAG